The genomic segment AATGGAATCTGGATAAAACCCCCGGGAAGTCGTTAATATGGGAAGAGATGGAAAGCATCCTTAAAATGGGCGGGGTTTTTGAGGGCGATGGATCTTTTGCTGCGCCATATGCATTTGCGAAATTTCCCAAGGATGTTGATGCGTTTGAATCTGTGGTATGTATCGGCAGTAATGTTTTTTTGCGCGCGGCATCTTCAGTCGTCAGCCCCGTAATAAAAAAACTTTGTTATGATATAGTCGCTTTCGCCGACGATAAAAATGGAAAGTATGATTACTGGCGGATTAAGGGAAAAACGGGTTGGCTGAAAGTTAAAACCCATGAGGGTGAAGAAGGTTATGTGTCAAATAAATACATCAGAAGCCCGATTGATTACAGGGTGTCATTTCGCAAGAAAAGCGGCGTATGGAAAATGACGGATTTCATCTCGGGGGATTGATTATCGAGTTACGCATAAATAATGGAACACCGGATGCGCCGGCTGTTTTTGAGCTGCGACTTCGTCGCTCGTCGCTTGCGTGTCGCAAAGGTATACCAAATGTATTTTTTGCCGGCTCTTGCTCAAAAAGGATGGTAGAATGAAAGTCACATTTATCACAAAGGAATATCCGCCTTACGTCTACGGCGGCGCAGGAGTGCACGTCAAATATCTCGCGCAGGAGCTTTCAAAGATAATGGACGTCGAAGTCCGCGCCTTCGGCGACCAGAACTCCGTCGAGAAAACACTCGCCGCGCGCGGCTTCCCCGAGTGGGACATCTTAAAAAAATCAAAAACCGGCCTGCATTCGTCGGTGCTATCCACGCTCTCAGGGGATCTGGCCATCGCCGACGAACCCGTGACTTCCGACGTGGTGCATACCCACACTTGGTATTCGTCGTTCGCGGGCTATCTCATAAAAACTCTCTATAAAATTCCGCTAGTCGTAACCTGTCACTCGCTGGAGCCGCTAAGGCCGTGGAAGACCGACCAGATAGGCCGCGGCTACGACATATCGCTGTGGGTGGAAAAACTCGCGGTGGAGTCGGCCGACGCCGTGATAGCCGTTTCGCAAGAGATGAAGGAAGATATTCTCAAACTCTTTCCGCGCGTAAAGCCGTCGCGTGTGCGCGTCGTTCATAACGGCGTAGATCTGAATAAATGGCGGCCGCGAAAGGAACGCAACGCACAGAAAAAATACGGGCTCCCCGATAAATACGCTCTCTTTTTCGGCAGAACCACCAAGCAAAAAGGCATCGACGTTCTCATAGACGCGGCGGATATGATAGACCCTTCGGCAAAAATCGTCATTTGCACGGCGGGCGCCGACACCAAAGAATATCTGGCCGAAATAGAGGCGCGAGCCAAAAGCAAGCCGAACATAATCTTCATCAACGAGATGATAGACGAGGACGACTGCGTGGAGATTTACTCGGGCGCGTCGGTCTTTGTGTGTCCGTCGGTGTACGAGCCGTTCGGAATAATAAATCTGGAAGCGATGGCCTGCAAAGTCCCGGTGGTGGCCTCCCGCGTGGGCGGCATAAAGGAGATAGTCGTCGACGGCAAAACGGGCTTTTTCATAGAACCCGGACGGCCGAAAGAACTGGCCGAAAAAGTCAACCGTCTGCTTAAAGACAAGGCGACGGCCCGCGAATTCGGCGAAGCGGGACGCCTTCGCGTAGAAGAAAAATTCGGCTGGCCGGCTATCGCCGCGCAGACAAAAAAACTTTACGAGGACATAATCAAAAAGTAAAACATGTACAACCCCGCGGACATCGAGCCCAAACACCAAAAAATCTGGCGCGACAAAAAAGCGTTCGCCTTTAACCCCGCGTCGAAAAAACCCAAATATTACATACTCGTGATGTTTCCCTATCCTTCCGGCCGCATCCATATAGGACACGTCAGAAATTATGTCATAGGCGACGTCTTCGCGCGTTATTTCCGTCTCAAAGGTTACGAAGTTTTTCACCCAATCGGATGGGACTCGTTCGGACTGCCCGCGGAAAACGCCGCCATAAAAAATAAGATACCTCCCGGCAAATGGACGGAATCCAATATCGGGCATATGAAATCGCAGCTGTCCCGTCTGGGAATTTCCTACGACTGGAATTCCGAACTGGCCACATCAAGAAGCGAATATTACAGATGGAACCAGTGGTTTTTCCTCAAAATGCTCGAGCGCGGACTCGCGTACAGAAAAAAATCCGCCGTGAACTGGTGCCCGAAATGCGCCACCGTGCTGGCGAACGAACAGGTCGTGTCCGGCGAATGCTGGCGATGTTCTTCCGTCGTGGAAACAAAAGAACTCGAACAGTGGTTCATAAGAATAACCGATTACGCCGGGGAATTACTCGAAGGACACCGGCTTCTTGAAAAGAACTGGCCCGACGAAGTGCTTGCGATGCAAAAGAACTGGCTGGGCCGGTCGGAAGGCGCGGAAGTGGATTTTACCGTGGAGGCAACAGGCGAGGCGTTAAGGATTTTTACCACGCGCCCCGACACGCTCTTCGGCGCCACATTTATGGTAATAGCGCCCGCGCATCCGCTGTCCGCCAAAATAGCCGGGACGAATAAAGATATCGCGGAATATATCTCGACCCACACGCGGACAACGACCCGCGAACAGTCGGCGACTACGGGAAAAACGGGCGTTTTTTCCGGCTTGTACGCCGTAAACCCCGCAAACGGAAAAAAACTGCCCGTGTGGATTTCCGACTACGTCACCATGGACTACGGCACGGGCGCAATAATGTGCGTGCCCGCGCATGACCAGAGGGATTTTGACTTCGCTAAAAAATTCGCCCTTCAAATCATCCCCGTGATAAAACCCAAAGACAAACCCCTGCCCGAAACTCTCGACGCCGCATACGAAGCCGAGGGCGCAATGATAAACTCCGGCAAATACGACGGCGCGGATAACGTCGAGTGCGCCCGTCTTATAACCGAGGAACTGGGCAAGAAAAATCTGGCCAAGGCCGTTGTCCACTGGCGACTCAAGGACTGGCTCATATCCAGACAGCGGTATTGGGGAACGCCCATTCCCGTGGTCTATTGCCCGGAATGCGGCATAAAAGGCGTAAGAGAAGAGGACTTGCCCGTAAAACTGCCCGACGACGCGGCCATAACGGGATCGGGCGAATCGCCGCTGGCTTCGCACAAGAGTTTTACCGACGTCAAATGTCCCGGATGCGGCGGACCCGCGAAACGTGAAACGGATACCATGGACACTTTCGTGGATTCTTCGTGGTACTACGCCAGATATTGCGACCCTAAAAACGCCGCGGAGCCGTTTACAAAATCCGCCGCGGCGCGGCTGCTGCCGGTAGACCAGTACGTGGGCGGCATTGAGCACGCCTGTATGCATCTTATATATTCGCGCTTCTGGCATAAATTTATGCGTGATATGGGCTTGGTGTCGTCCGACGAGCCGTTCCTTCGCCTTCTGACGCAGGGGATGGTGACGCTCGCGGGGGAAACAATGTCGAAATCCAGGGGTAATATCGTCGAGCCGGACGAAATCATCCAAAAATACGGCGCCGACGCGTTGCGTCTTTTTATAATGTTCGCGGCGCCTCCGGAGCACCGTCTCGACTGGTCGGATTCCGGACTGGAAGGCGTTTGGCGTTTCTTAAACCGTATATACCGCCTCGTCGAAAAATATAAACAGGGGCCGATGCAAATAAATACCGCCGCGTCCGCGGCCGTAGGGACAGGTCGCGACCTGTCCCTACATACGGACCCCGCCGACGACCTCGACGAGCAAGCCCTGTGCCTCAAAAAAATAACCGCCCGCACGATAGCCAAAGTGTCGCGCGACATTGATGTCGAAAAACAGTTCAACACCGCCGTGTCGTCGATGATGGAACTTCTAAACGCTATGACCGCCTATCCGGCCGCCGGCGACAAGGCATGGCGAGGCGCGCTTGAATCCCTGCTTATTATTCTGTCTCCGTTCGCACCGCACTTCTGCCGCGAAGCCCTTGACGATATACTTGCGAAAAACGATGACGGCGCGATCTGGCCGACGGTCGATGAAAAACTGCTTTCCGACGACGAAGTCGACATACCGGTGC from the Elusimicrobia bacterium HGW-Elusimicrobia-1 genome contains:
- a CDS encoding glycogen synthase, whose product is MKVTFITKEYPPYVYGGAGVHVKYLAQELSKIMDVEVRAFGDQNSVEKTLAARGFPEWDILKKSKTGLHSSVLSTLSGDLAIADEPVTSDVVHTHTWYSSFAGYLIKTLYKIPLVVTCHSLEPLRPWKTDQIGRGYDISLWVEKLAVESADAVIAVSQEMKEDILKLFPRVKPSRVRVVHNGVDLNKWRPRKERNAQKKYGLPDKYALFFGRTTKQKGIDVLIDAADMIDPSAKIVICTAGADTKEYLAEIEARAKSKPNIIFINEMIDEDDCVEIYSGASVFVCPSVYEPFGIINLEAMACKVPVVASRVGGIKEIVVDGKTGFFIEPGRPKELAEKVNRLLKDKATAREFGEAGRLRVEEKFGWPAIAAQTKKLYEDIIKK
- a CDS encoding leucine--tRNA ligase, with product MYNPADIEPKHQKIWRDKKAFAFNPASKKPKYYILVMFPYPSGRIHIGHVRNYVIGDVFARYFRLKGYEVFHPIGWDSFGLPAENAAIKNKIPPGKWTESNIGHMKSQLSRLGISYDWNSELATSRSEYYRWNQWFFLKMLERGLAYRKKSAVNWCPKCATVLANEQVVSGECWRCSSVVETKELEQWFIRITDYAGELLEGHRLLEKNWPDEVLAMQKNWLGRSEGAEVDFTVEATGEALRIFTTRPDTLFGATFMVIAPAHPLSAKIAGTNKDIAEYISTHTRTTTREQSATTGKTGVFSGLYAVNPANGKKLPVWISDYVTMDYGTGAIMCVPAHDQRDFDFAKKFALQIIPVIKPKDKPLPETLDAAYEAEGAMINSGKYDGADNVECARLITEELGKKNLAKAVVHWRLKDWLISRQRYWGTPIPVVYCPECGIKGVREEDLPVKLPDDAAITGSGESPLASHKSFTDVKCPGCGGPAKRETDTMDTFVDSSWYYARYCDPKNAAEPFTKSAAARLLPVDQYVGGIEHACMHLIYSRFWHKFMRDMGLVSSDEPFLRLLTQGMVTLAGETMSKSRGNIVEPDEIIQKYGADALRLFIMFAAPPEHRLDWSDSGLEGVWRFLNRIYRLVEKYKQGPMQINTAASAAVGTGRDLSLHTDPADDLDEQALCLKKITARTIAKVSRDIDVEKQFNTAVSSMMELLNAMTAYPAAGDKAWRGALESLLIILSPFAPHFCREALDDILAKNDDGAIWPTVDEKLLSDDEVDIPVQINGRLRGRVRLASTEDSPDKTLQKIKADEACARHLSGVNIKKFIYVPGKIVNIVTDGK